One segment of Nostoc flagelliforme CCNUN1 DNA contains the following:
- a CDS encoding phosphate/phosphite/phosphonate ABC transporter substrate-binding protein: MFLRFPRRLFLFNLLGLTFAACRSPREFEGTLTIGVINYGGGEQIINQYAKFNNYLGEKTNALIQLEPAFNENKAVERLEARAWSLAFASPGLAAIAIARHQYVPLFPLIGISNLRSIFVVRKDNPISDLKQLQGQTIALGQLGSATGYYFPLYNLFGTTLAQILFAPTPKAALELVAEGKAIACAVSEAELSLYGSQLGSTQFRILFKDPHYVPLGVVLIGPNVERNRQEFIRKVMNDAPSSLAQEVGYVPNGQVPNYKYMISVVDRVSSITSKLQSKPVRLF; the protein is encoded by the coding sequence ATGTTTTTGCGATTTCCCCGCCGTTTATTTCTATTTAATCTGCTAGGTTTGACGTTTGCCGCCTGTCGATCACCACGGGAGTTTGAGGGCACATTAACTATTGGTGTGATCAATTATGGTGGAGGCGAACAAATAATTAACCAATATGCTAAATTTAATAATTACTTGGGCGAGAAGACAAATGCATTAATTCAGCTAGAGCCTGCTTTTAATGAAAACAAAGCGGTTGAGCGCCTTGAGGCTCGTGCTTGGTCGTTGGCATTTGCCTCACCAGGTTTAGCAGCGATCGCGATCGCACGTCACCAATATGTTCCCCTATTTCCTTTAATAGGTATTAGTAATTTGCGTTCAATCTTCGTTGTTCGCAAAGACAATCCAATATCTGACTTAAAACAGCTACAAGGTCAAACAATCGCTTTAGGTCAGTTAGGTTCAGCAACAGGATACTATTTCCCACTTTACAATCTTTTTGGTACAACACTAGCACAGATTCTATTTGCACCCACACCCAAAGCCGCACTGGAATTGGTCGCTGAAGGAAAAGCGATCGCTTGTGCTGTCTCGGAGGCTGAATTGAGTCTCTACGGTTCACAGTTGGGGTCAACCCAATTCCGCATCTTATTTAAAGACCCTCATTATGTACCATTAGGCGTGGTCTTGATTGGGCCTAATGTAGAACGTAACCGTCAAGAGTTCATCCGTAAAGTAATGAACGATGCGCCTTCAAGTTTAGCTCAAGAAGTAGGTTATGTACCCAATGGACAAGTACCAAATTATAAATATATGATTTCTGTGGTTGATCGGGTGAGTTCTATTACTTCCAAGCTGCAAAGTAAACCTGTTCGTTTATTTTGA
- a CDS encoding GAF domain-containing sensor histidine kinase → MTFTDKPNGLQQSLDQGSLLHQMINQIRRSLDLQEILTTTVSQVRLFLGADRVKVYRFDTDGSGEVIAESIHDQRLPSLLGQRFPADDIPQKAREMFLLAQQRSIVDVANGKIGLSPLQSKETGKLLRTNIHYRQVDPCHIQYLKAMGVQSSLVVPILDCDPQEQSAKPNLWGLLVSHQSEPRKILKRELKVLQQVADQVAIAIAQSNLLTAARTKQEREATINRVTTLLHKLPTVQLQGALEEVITAFNGTGGRLYIEQSQELYTWGDQPTLPDELDNSIIEQDPIWQNWMAEFKQGNIWATSDLYKEPHLRVLALAFRSTQIRGLMVIPLHYREKFIGVLSIFRSEFETEILWAGRCEQNRRLLLPQLSFELWREQKKGQSHEWKPEDISLAQALYDHFSMAIQQQHMFKQVQTLNANLELRVQEQTYELEKSLLFTKVLKQVTEHIRRTLDFQTTLQSIVREVRALLNSDRVVIFELKRKSVIVEEINGNWQSVLGVNAPPDCFPDEYTHLYSQGRIRSINNVSTASLNNCHRYFLQSLQVQATLIVPINTGIEVWGLLIAHECETPRDWQDAEIDLLQQLGDQAAIAIQQAQLYEQTCNAETEARNQAAQLEHTLHELQETQTKLIHTEKMSGLGQLVAGVAHEINNPVNFIYANLCHASDYTEQLLEILRLYQLHYPHPHSEISAAIKAMDFEFLVEDLPKIMTSMQVGSDRIRSIVLSLRSFSRLDEAENKRVDLHEGIDNTLLILQHRLKGNGDFPGIEVIKDYGNIPRVECYAGQMNQVFMNIISNAIDALEMGNGSKRDEENAQYFSARRYANAQYKYPMPTIHISTRVSADNSRLLIRISDNGSGMTEEVKKRIFDPFYTTKPVGKGTGLGLAISYQIIVEKHGGIMECISEPGKGTEFWIEIPVKPPAKIDR, encoded by the coding sequence ATGACATTTACCGATAAACCAAACGGGTTGCAGCAAAGCTTAGATCAAGGAAGTTTACTGCACCAGATGATAAACCAGATCAGGCGATCGCTCGATCTCCAAGAAATATTAACGACTACCGTTAGCCAGGTGCGTTTATTTTTGGGTGCAGATCGGGTAAAGGTGTATCGTTTTGATACCGATGGTAGTGGTGAAGTCATTGCTGAATCTATCCATGACCAGCGTCTGCCATCCTTATTGGGGCAGCGCTTCCCTGCTGATGATATTCCCCAAAAAGCTAGGGAGATGTTTCTCTTAGCGCAGCAACGTTCGATTGTGGATGTGGCAAACGGGAAGATCGGGCTATCGCCTCTACAGTCAAAAGAAACTGGTAAACTTCTACGAACTAATATCCACTATCGGCAGGTAGACCCGTGCCATATTCAATACTTAAAAGCAATGGGTGTGCAGTCTTCGTTGGTAGTGCCAATTTTAGATTGCGATCCACAAGAACAATCGGCAAAGCCTAACTTGTGGGGATTGTTGGTATCTCACCAAAGTGAACCGCGAAAGATTTTGAAGCGGGAACTAAAAGTATTACAGCAAGTAGCTGACCAAGTTGCGATCGCGATCGCTCAAAGTAATCTCCTCACCGCAGCCCGCACCAAGCAAGAGCGAGAAGCTACTATTAACCGAGTAACCACACTATTACATAAACTGCCGACAGTCCAATTGCAGGGGGCGCTAGAAGAAGTTATTACTGCCTTCAATGGAACAGGTGGCAGGCTTTACATTGAACAGAGTCAGGAACTATACACCTGGGGCGACCAACCGACACTCCCCGACGAGTTAGATAACAGTATTATCGAACAAGATCCCATCTGGCAAAACTGGATGGCTGAGTTTAAACAAGGTAATATTTGGGCAACATCTGACCTCTATAAAGAACCACATTTGCGAGTTTTGGCTTTAGCATTCCGTTCAACTCAAATTCGCGGACTTATGGTAATCCCCCTACATTACCGGGAAAAGTTTATCGGTGTATTAAGCATTTTTCGCTCTGAATTTGAAACGGAAATCTTGTGGGCGGGACGATGTGAACAAAATCGGCGGCTACTGTTACCCCAGCTTTCCTTTGAGCTTTGGCGAGAGCAAAAAAAGGGGCAATCACATGAGTGGAAACCGGAAGACATCTCATTAGCACAAGCCTTGTACGATCATTTCTCAATGGCAATTCAGCAGCAGCACATGTTTAAACAGGTACAAACCCTGAATGCCAACTTAGAACTGCGGGTGCAAGAGCAAACTTATGAACTCGAAAAATCATTACTGTTTACCAAGGTACTCAAGCAAGTCACAGAGCATATTCGCCGCACATTAGACTTCCAGACAACTCTGCAATCCATCGTTCGGGAAGTCCGTGCCCTGCTAAACTCAGACCGGGTGGTGATTTTTGAACTGAAGAGGAAATCGGTGATTGTCGAAGAGATTAATGGCAATTGGCAGTCAGTTTTGGGAGTGAATGCACCACCCGATTGCTTTCCTGATGAGTATACCCATCTATATAGTCAGGGTAGGATACGGTCAATTAACAACGTTTCGACAGCTTCTTTAAATAATTGTCATCGATACTTTTTGCAGAGTCTGCAAGTGCAAGCAACCTTAATAGTTCCGATTAATACAGGTATCGAAGTATGGGGATTACTAATAGCCCATGAGTGTGAGACTCCCAGAGATTGGCAGGATGCAGAAATTGATTTATTGCAACAGCTAGGAGATCAGGCTGCGATCGCTATTCAACAAGCACAACTCTACGAACAAACCTGTAATGCCGAAACTGAAGCCAGAAATCAAGCCGCCCAGTTAGAGCATACCTTACATGAACTCCAAGAAACACAGACAAAATTGATTCACACCGAAAAAATGTCTGGTTTAGGACAGTTGGTGGCGGGTGTCGCCCACGAAATCAACAACCCTGTTAACTTTATCTACGCTAATCTGTGCCACGCCAGTGATTACACTGAACAACTACTAGAAATTTTACGTCTCTACCAGTTACACTATCCCCACCCTCATAGTGAAATTAGCGCCGCTATTAAAGCAATGGATTTTGAATTTTTGGTAGAAGACCTACCTAAAATCATGACTTCAATGCAAGTAGGAAGCGATCGCATCCGCTCAATAGTGCTGTCGTTACGCAGTTTTTCTCGCTTGGATGAGGCTGAAAACAAGCGCGTTGACCTGCATGAAGGCATTGACAATACTTTGTTAATTTTGCAACATCGGTTGAAAGGAAATGGTGATTTCCCAGGCATTGAGGTCATTAAAGACTATGGCAACATACCACGAGTGGAATGCTATGCCGGTCAAATGAATCAGGTATTCATGAATATTATCAGCAATGCCATAGATGCGCTAGAAATGGGGAATGGGAGTAAGAGGGACGAAGAGAATGCCCAATACTTCTCTGCGAGACGCTACGCGAACGCTCAGTACAAGTACCCAATGCCCACGATCCACATTTCGACTAGAGTCTCAGCAGACAACTCTCGTCTATTAATTCGTATTAGCGACAATGGGTCTGGAATGACTGAAGAGGTGAAAAAGCGGATTTTTGACCCGTTTTACACTACGAAACCTGTGGGTAAGGGTACAGGACTAGGATTGGCAATCAGCTATCAGATTATTGTCGAAAAACATGGTGGAATAATGGAGTGCATTTCAGAACCTGGCAAAGGTACAGAGTTCTGGATTGAAATTCCCGTCAAGCCTCCAGCCAAAATAGATCGCTAA
- a CDS encoding N-glycosidase has translation MTIYFYKVWQPYGCFSNFSPHGIHMQGTYWPTVEHYYQAQKFVGSTDAAIIPLIHAAATPEEAAALGRCSTRQLRRDWDLVKTEIMREAVLKKFITHTDIREVLLKTGDEILVENSPTDSFWGCGANRAGLNHLGKTLMSVREEIRNLLSLTGIYE, from the coding sequence ATGACCATTTACTTTTATAAGGTTTGGCAGCCTTATGGCTGTTTTTCTAACTTTTCTCCCCACGGAATCCACATGCAGGGTACTTACTGGCCAACGGTTGAGCATTATTATCAAGCGCAAAAGTTTGTTGGCAGCACAGATGCGGCAATTATACCCCTCATCCATGCTGCCGCTACCCCAGAAGAAGCTGCCGCGTTGGGAAGATGTAGCACTCGCCAACTCCGTCGAGACTGGGATTTGGTCAAAACTGAAATTATGCGAGAAGCTGTCCTTAAAAAGTTTATCACTCATACTGATATTAGAGAAGTTCTCCTGAAGACAGGCGATGAGATTTTGGTTGAAAACTCCCCAACGGATTCTTTTTGGGGCTGTGGTGCTAATAGAGCAGGTCTTAACCATCTCGGTAAAACTCTCATGAGTGTGCGTGAAGAAATCCGTAATTTACTATCTTTAACGGGAATTTACGAATAA
- a CDS encoding iron uptake porin, with protein MLKIIFHSFFILFLAIPAVWAAPPKDDSNAADANRNLEGQVNSVSQLSDIKPNDWAFQALQSLVERYGCIAGYPDATYRGNRALSRYEFAAGLNACLDRVNELIAAGTNDLVKKEDLAVLQNLQTEFATELTTLRGRVDTLEAHTATLEEQQFSTTTKLTAQIITAVSDTFGNRVGGDRDDSRPYFANRGRLNLESSFTGKDLLRVRLEFGNFANSNGTSQIAAATGTGMTRLNFDNDSNNTLIVPHIRYYFPVSDSLNFVVGPTGIGYTDISTTVTPPTIADDGNGVPSLFGSYSPLFRRGGGGAAANWNITKDLVLTLGYLASSPNVPSASNGLFDGGYNALAHLAYYGEQGAIGVAYSHGYSPAGVVDVAAGTGSVLSNAPFGNNIATSNDIVGAQGFYRFSPNFQIHGWGGYIWANAKNSGLSDISNGRGGTDSLFVNSGDNANVWFGAIGMSFPDVGGEGNLPGILFGIPPRVSNSDVRQDQDNAYHIEAFYRYRLNDNISITPGFWMILNPENDSRNDTQYVGVIRTTFDF; from the coding sequence ATGCTAAAAATTATTTTTCATAGCTTTTTTATCTTATTTTTGGCAATTCCAGCAGTTTGGGCAGCACCTCCCAAAGATGATTCTAATGCAGCAGATGCTAATAGAAATTTGGAGGGACAAGTTAATTCTGTTTCCCAACTTTCCGATATCAAACCGAACGATTGGGCATTCCAGGCATTGCAATCATTGGTCGAACGTTATGGTTGTATTGCAGGTTATCCTGACGCAACCTATCGCGGTAATCGTGCGTTGAGTCGTTATGAGTTTGCAGCTGGTTTAAATGCCTGTTTAGACCGGGTGAATGAATTAATTGCTGCGGGTACTAATGATTTAGTTAAAAAAGAAGATTTAGCAGTGCTGCAAAATTTGCAAACAGAGTTTGCCACAGAGTTGACAACTCTGCGTGGGCGGGTGGACACGCTGGAGGCACACACAGCAACGTTGGAGGAGCAGCAATTTTCTACTACTACCAAGCTGACTGCTCAAATTATTACCGCCGTTAGTGATACTTTTGGTAATAGGGTGGGTGGCGATCGCGATGATTCCCGTCCCTACTTTGCAAATCGGGGCCGTCTCAACTTAGAGAGTAGCTTTACCGGGAAAGATTTGTTGCGAGTCCGGCTAGAGTTTGGCAACTTTGCGAATTCTAATGGTACAAGCCAAATTGCCGCCGCCACAGGTACAGGGATGACACGCCTGAACTTCGACAATGACAGCAACAATACACTTATTGTTCCCCATATCCGTTACTACTTCCCAGTCAGTGATTCTCTAAACTTCGTTGTTGGGCCCACAGGCATTGGTTACACCGATATTTCAACCACCGTCACTCCCCCCACAATAGCTGATGACGGCAATGGGGTTCCCTCACTTTTTGGATCATACAGTCCCTTATTCCGGCGAGGTGGCGGTGGTGCAGCCGCTAACTGGAACATTACCAAAGACTTGGTTCTCACCTTGGGTTATTTAGCCAGCAGTCCTAATGTCCCATCGGCTAGCAACGGCTTGTTTGATGGCGGCTACAACGCCTTGGCGCACTTAGCCTATTATGGTGAGCAAGGAGCGATCGGTGTTGCCTACTCTCATGGCTATAGCCCTGCTGGAGTAGTCGATGTCGCAGCCGGGACGGGTAGCGTCCTGTCAAACGCTCCCTTTGGTAATAACATTGCTACTTCCAACGATATTGTCGGCGCACAGGGATTCTATCGCTTCTCCCCGAATTTCCAAATCCACGGTTGGGGTGGATATATTTGGGCAAATGCCAAAAACTCTGGTTTGAGTGATATTTCTAATGGTAGGGGTGGAACAGATTCTCTATTTGTGAACAGTGGTGACAATGCCAATGTCTGGTTTGGGGCGATCGGTATGTCGTTTCCTGATGTGGGGGGTGAGGGTAACTTGCCGGGAATTCTCTTTGGTATACCGCCGCGTGTCTCTAACAGTGATGTCCGTCAAGACCAAGACAACGCCTACCATATCGAAGCATTCTATCGCTACCGCCTAAACGATAATATCTCAATTACTCCTGGTTTTTGGATGATTCTCAACCCAGAAAACGACAGCAGAAATGATACGCAGTATGTGGGTGTGATTCGCACAACCTTCGATTTTTAA
- a CDS encoding sugar porter family MFS transporter: protein MTSTTTRRKSSTFYVILIAGAAALGGFLFGFDTAVINGAVGAIATAFNANSVETGLAVSLALLGSAVGAFYAGKIADRYGRVKAMVASSVLFTISAIGSGLPVGIWDFTFWRVLGGIAVGAASVIAPAYIAECSPSHLRGRLGSLQQLAIVVGIFIALLCDYFIAVSAGSAESPFLFGIAAWRWMFWTEIPPAILYGMSALMIPESPRYLVAQGREPEAANVLTKILGGDVLAKIDEIRQTVLREREPSFSDLLSRNGGLLRIVWIGIGLSVLQQFVGINVIFYYSSILWQAVGFSEQSSLTITVITGAVNIITTLIAIAFVDKFGRKPLLILGSIGMTLTLGTMASIFGNAPLDAAGNPNLTGNAGTIALIAANLYVFCFGFSWGPVVWVLLGEMFNNKIRAAALSVAAAMQWVANFVISTTFPPILKNFGLGSAYGLYTIAAASSFFFILFFIKETKGIELEDM from the coding sequence ATGACATCTACTACTACTCGTCGTAAATCCAGCACATTTTATGTCATTTTGATTGCTGGTGCTGCTGCCCTCGGCGGCTTTCTATTCGGTTTTGACACCGCAGTGATTAACGGTGCAGTTGGAGCTATTGCTACAGCCTTTAACGCCAACAGTGTAGAGACTGGTCTTGCCGTATCCCTGGCATTATTGGGGTCTGCGGTAGGAGCCTTTTATGCAGGGAAGATCGCAGACCGTTATGGTAGAGTCAAGGCAATGGTCGCATCTTCAGTGCTGTTTACCATCAGTGCCATTGGTTCCGGGCTTCCCGTTGGAATTTGGGATTTTACCTTTTGGCGGGTATTGGGTGGGATTGCAGTTGGTGCTGCTAGTGTAATTGCACCAGCTTATATCGCCGAGTGTTCTCCTAGCCATTTGCGAGGAAGATTAGGATCTCTGCAACAATTAGCGATCGTAGTTGGGATTTTCATTGCACTCCTATGCGACTACTTTATTGCTGTATCAGCAGGTTCAGCCGAGTCGCCGTTTTTGTTTGGCATAGCCGCTTGGCGCTGGATGTTTTGGACAGAAATTCCTCCAGCCATACTATATGGAATGTCAGCCTTAATGATTCCCGAATCTCCCCGGTACTTGGTTGCTCAAGGACGCGAACCAGAAGCTGCTAACGTTCTGACCAAGATTTTGGGGGGTGACGTGCTAGCAAAAATCGACGAAATTCGGCAGACAGTGCTTCGAGAACGCGAACCCAGCTTTTCTGACCTCTTAAGCAGAAATGGTGGACTGCTTCGGATTGTTTGGATAGGAATAGGCTTATCTGTATTACAGCAATTCGTTGGTATTAATGTAATCTTCTACTACAGCAGCATTTTGTGGCAGGCAGTCGGGTTTTCAGAACAAAGTTCCTTAACAATTACGGTGATTACAGGAGCCGTCAACATTATTACAACATTGATTGCGATCGCCTTTGTAGATAAATTTGGTCGCAAGCCTTTGCTCATACTAGGGTCGATTGGCATGACCCTGACCTTGGGGACGATGGCTTCTATTTTTGGCAACGCTCCCCTAGATGCTGCTGGGAACCCCAATCTCACCGGAAACGCAGGTACTATAGCTCTTATTGCAGCCAACCTCTATGTATTTTGCTTCGGTTTCTCGTGGGGCCCAGTGGTTTGGGTATTATTAGGAGAAATGTTTAATAACAAAATTCGAGCGGCTGCACTTTCAGTTGCTGCTGCTATGCAATGGGTTGCGAATTTCGTCATTTCCACAACATTTCCTCCTATACTGAAAAATTTCGGTCTAGGTTCTGCCTATGGACTCTATACAATTGCGGCAGCTAGCTCATTCTTTTTCATTCTCTTTTTTATTAAAGAAACCAAAGGAATTGAGTTAGAAGATATGTAA
- a CDS encoding ABC transporter permease subunit has product MSQTVRPPANKLANNPASRNRKSISSLLEVAGILPILIIICILFAFLSPNFLTVGNIVNILRQSSINIVLATGMTFVILTGGIDLSVGSILGVSAVVALLVSLLPALSWAAVPAALLAGLLLGLVNGAIITFLDVPPFIVTLGSLTALRGLAFLVAKGTTLINLDINFAWVGNAYLGPIPWLVIIALLTVIASWFVLRQTVLGVQIYAVGGNERAARLTGIKVNRVLLFVYGISGLLAGLAGIMSASRLYSASGILGQGYELDAIAAVILGGTSFTGGIGTIGGTLLGALIIAILNNGLTLLNLSYFWQLVVKGLVIILAVVIDRLRRRSRR; this is encoded by the coding sequence ATGAGTCAGACAGTCAGACCGCCTGCCAATAAATTAGCCAACAATCCCGCATCCCGCAACCGCAAATCAATTAGCAGTCTCCTGGAAGTTGCCGGTATTCTGCCAATCCTAATAATTATCTGCATCTTATTTGCATTCCTTTCTCCCAACTTCCTCACAGTCGGTAACATCGTTAATATCTTGCGCCAGTCATCAATCAATATTGTGCTGGCGACAGGAATGACCTTTGTGATTCTCACCGGAGGTATTGACCTTTCTGTTGGTTCAATATTGGGTGTTTCTGCCGTAGTTGCCTTACTAGTATCACTACTGCCAGCTTTGAGTTGGGCGGCCGTGCCTGCTGCGTTGCTAGCAGGATTGCTTTTAGGCTTAGTCAACGGCGCTATCATCACCTTTTTGGATGTACCACCTTTTATTGTCACGCTGGGTTCACTAACAGCCTTGCGGGGTCTTGCCTTTTTAGTTGCCAAGGGGACAACGCTGATTAACCTGGACATAAATTTTGCTTGGGTGGGTAATGCATATCTCGGCCCCATTCCTTGGCTAGTGATAATTGCACTACTGACTGTGATAGCTAGTTGGTTTGTCTTGCGGCAAACTGTTTTAGGAGTGCAGATATATGCCGTTGGTGGTAATGAGCGGGCAGCCAGATTAACTGGTATTAAAGTTAATCGTGTCTTGCTATTTGTCTATGGTATTAGTGGATTACTGGCAGGTTTAGCAGGAATCATGAGTGCCAGCCGTCTTTATAGTGCTAGTGGCATCTTAGGTCAAGGTTACGAATTAGATGCGATCGCAGCTGTTATTCTAGGTGGAACCAGCTTCACTGGTGGTATTGGTACTATTGGCGGCACACTTCTAGGTGCATTAATCATTGCTATTCTCAACAACGGTTTAACCTTGTTAAACCTATCTTACTTCTGGCAACTAGTCGTCAAGGGACTAGTAATTATTTTGGCAGTGGTAATTGATAGACTCCGCAGACGTTCCAGGCGGTAA
- a CDS encoding sugar ABC transporter ATP-binding protein — protein sequence MTTTIENSFPDTPTTTPVLEMQGITKRFHGVSALQNVNLTIYPGEVHALMGENGAGKSTLMKILAGAYIADEGEIRINGQPLKITDPATARKAGINLIYQELNVAPNLTVAENMFMGSELRRGQLLDRQAMQLEAEQVLESLGANFTAQTVVGTLSIAEQQQVEIARALKDKSRVLVMDEPTAALSDRESEHLFEVIRKLRRDGIAIIYISHRMEEIYALADRISVLRDGQYIGSLTRSEISPQRLVQMMVGRSMQDFYEHQRQMNPGPVVLEVRNMSDARKKIEPASFKVHAGEIVGLAGLVGAGRTELSRLVFGADRKASGEVFLNGKKLEINSPSDAIAAGIGYVPEDRKDQGLFLEMSARKNIAINTLKQDAKVGVVNWGSVNRLSTEAVENFNIRLANLEIRALDLSGGNQQKLLLARWLAIKPRVLMLDEPTRGVDIGAKSEIYRIMSELAAQGVAILMVSSELSEIVGMSDRVLVMREGQLVGELDGSLGKEITQEKIMHYATGASEVLES from the coding sequence ATGACAACAACTATTGAAAACTCATTTCCTGATACACCAACCACCACTCCGGTGTTAGAAATGCAGGGAATTACAAAACGATTTCATGGTGTATCTGCACTCCAAAATGTCAATCTGACGATTTATCCAGGAGAAGTTCACGCTCTCATGGGTGAAAACGGAGCAGGTAAAAGCACATTGATGAAAATCCTGGCTGGGGCTTACATTGCCGATGAAGGAGAAATTCGCATCAATGGTCAACCCCTGAAAATTACCGATCCGGCGACAGCACGTAAGGCGGGTATTAATCTCATTTATCAAGAACTGAATGTTGCACCGAACTTAACCGTTGCCGAAAATATGTTTATGGGTAGCGAGTTGCGGCGAGGTCAGCTTTTAGACCGCCAAGCTATGCAACTGGAAGCAGAGCAAGTGCTGGAAAGCCTTGGAGCCAATTTTACAGCGCAGACTGTAGTTGGTACCTTATCGATCGCAGAACAGCAACAAGTGGAAATTGCCAGGGCGTTGAAAGACAAAAGCCGCGTTTTGGTGATGGATGAGCCAACAGCAGCACTGTCTGACCGGGAAAGTGAGCATTTGTTTGAAGTAATTCGCAAACTACGGCGTGACGGCATTGCCATTATCTACATCAGCCATCGGATGGAAGAAATCTATGCCCTAGCTGACCGGATTAGCGTACTGCGCGATGGTCAATATATTGGCAGTCTGACACGCAGTGAAATTTCTCCCCAGCGATTGGTGCAGATGATGGTCGGTCGCTCCATGCAAGACTTTTACGAACATCAACGGCAAATGAATCCAGGCCCAGTGGTGCTAGAAGTCAGAAATATGAGCGACGCCCGCAAAAAGATTGAGCCGGCTAGTTTTAAAGTTCATGCTGGAGAAATAGTTGGTTTAGCCGGGCTAGTTGGTGCAGGACGCACAGAACTATCCCGGCTGGTTTTTGGTGCAGACCGCAAAGCCAGTGGTGAAGTATTCTTGAATGGCAAAAAACTGGAAATTAATAGCCCCAGTGATGCCATTGCGGCGGGAATTGGCTACGTCCCAGAAGACCGCAAAGATCAAGGTTTATTTCTGGAGATGAGCGCCCGGAAGAATATTGCCATCAACACACTCAAGCAGGATGCAAAGGTTGGAGTTGTTAACTGGGGTTCAGTTAATCGGCTGTCAACAGAGGCAGTGGAAAACTTTAATATCCGCCTAGCCAATTTGGAAATTAGAGCACTGGATCTTTCTGGTGGGAATCAGCAGAAGCTACTGCTAGCGCGTTGGTTAGCCATTAAACCGAGAGTCTTGATGTTAGATGAGCCGACACGCGGTGTAGATATCGGTGCCAAAAGCGAAATTTACCGAATTATGAGCGAATTGGCAGCACAAGGTGTAGCTATTTTAATGGTTTCCAGCGAACTATCAGAGATTGTTGGTATGAGCGATCGCGTCTTAGTGATGCGAGAAGGGCAGCTGGTAGGCGAACTGGACGGCAGTCTTGGTAAAGAAATTACCCAAGAAAAGATTATGCACTATGCAACTGGAGCATCGGAGGTATTAGAATCATGA
- a CDS encoding ABC transporter substrate-binding protein produces the protein MKRILLIAGILGLAVVGCTNGAQNDNTSLNTGTNTAINTSAETKTVTGNRKLRAVGFTVGDLSNPFFVVMGQAVEAEAKRIGGKDVTVIVASSAYDLNQQANQIENFTAANADIIVLNAADKSGIRPIVERAKQAGRIVVAVDTGAEGGVDATITTNNVQAGEVSCKYIADRLKGKGNVVIVNGPPVDSVIQRITGCENVLSKYPDIKILSKNQNAEGSRDGGLRVMSDLLTTFPKIDAVFAINDPSGLGAELAANQAQRKEFFIVGVDGAPEAITAIASKNSLYAATATQNPRGMARKAVQVGYDILNGKKPKSPTILIPVKLITKNNISTEKGW, from the coding sequence ATGAAAAGAATTTTGCTCATAGCTGGCATATTAGGTTTGGCTGTTGTTGGTTGCACAAATGGCGCTCAAAATGACAACACTTCTCTTAATACTGGTACTAACACTGCAATCAATACTAGTGCAGAAACTAAAACCGTCACTGGGAATAGAAAATTACGAGCGGTTGGCTTCACCGTTGGCGATCTAAGTAACCCTTTCTTCGTCGTTATGGGACAAGCAGTTGAAGCAGAAGCGAAGAGAATTGGCGGAAAAGATGTCACTGTTATTGTAGCTTCCAGTGCTTATGACCTCAACCAACAAGCCAATCAAATTGAAAATTTTACTGCTGCCAATGCTGATATCATAGTTTTGAATGCTGCTGATAAAAGCGGAATTAGACCAATAGTTGAAAGAGCAAAACAAGCAGGTAGAATTGTTGTTGCCGTAGACACAGGCGCTGAGGGAGGTGTGGATGCCACCATCACTACTAATAATGTCCAAGCTGGAGAAGTTAGTTGCAAATATATTGCTGACCGCCTCAAAGGTAAAGGCAATGTAGTAATAGTTAATGGGCCACCAGTAGACTCAGTGATTCAGCGAATTACTGGCTGCGAAAATGTATTATCCAAATATCCCGATATCAAAATCCTTTCTAAAAACCAGAATGCAGAGGGTAGTAGGGATGGAGGACTCAGAGTTATGAGTGATTTGCTCACAACCTTTCCAAAAATTGATGCTGTTTTTGCCATCAACGATCCGAGTGGGCTTGGCGCAGAACTAGCAGCAAACCAAGCACAACGGAAAGAATTCTTTATTGTAGGGGTTGATGGTGCGCCAGAAGCAATCACTGCGATCGCTAGTAAAAATAGTTTATATGCCGCAACTGCTACTCAAAATCCCCGAGGAATGGCCCGAAAAGCAGTTCAGGTTGGATATGACATCTTAAATGGTAAAAAACCTAAGTCACCCACCATTCTGATTCCAGTTAAGTTGATCACTAAAAATAATATCAGCACAGAAAAAGGTTGGTAA